One Fuerstiella marisgermanici DNA window includes the following coding sequences:
- a CDS encoding serine/threonine-protein kinase: MTSDTDDVDDRDLLELLTEYTSKWSELLDADKPSAAKVTKSVLKSVTAEQNSAIRVALSKIDEELNVQHANAAEQTVIGAVAQPRPTDNDNSDTEAIPGKQRPPVEESVDVGATLIGGTEIQSEDDATFLGPINDAGESALHDTWITPAAHDGTEIPAAVGNYDIHSVLGRGGMGIVYRARQKGLKRDVALKMILSGGHANPELLSRFRAEAEAVAKLQHPNIVQIFDIGEQDGLPYFSLEFVEGQTLDEFRKGEPVDEKEAARLMEIIARAMHFAHNAGIVHRDLKPANILLTKDGDPKITDFGLVKRIEADEDIQSQTQAGSIMGTPHYMAPEQAWGHTDVAQPADVWAMGAMLYALLTGRPPFAGSSTMDTLTMLKDKEPVTPKELVPKLGTDLETICLKCLQKDKQKRYGTAEELADDLQRYLGGLPILARPISRTERLWRWCKRNPVIATSLATVATVLIAATAFSTAAAKSEAIARKDAEEKRIYAEEKEKEANDNALLAVANEKKALQQRTVALGAFNTAVEWAGTDLKNVPGTQPFKKRLFGAAVEGLNRLSEIAGDDRRDLAIARGYAKAGDGFLEVGQAKDAKSQYEVSHEIIERLAKNEPDTADQIHFLRLGRSFRNLGRAEMSLSGPKEALEWHKKAAAVREKALPLHDDPLFVKREIAESLADLGRAYLELGNAADAETVLAKCAEYRQQQLKVTPDDTNAIKDNAGLLRQLGHLQLGLGRVDQAICSHESAVTMLEPLTQRESASSIDKMNLALFRSDLADAQLIGDQNENAIGNYLLAAEAIRGVLEKNPKYITGKKFLAGAMYGMSVAETRLNKPTATERLNECITLRREICEEAPSNKEFQRALMQALARAGESKEALSIAEAQLQEFPDDGGVLYQVACAFALLAGADDASEEARSENGDRAIATLQSAIDNGHEGLALMAIDPDLASLRDRKDFKSLLAGADADPADDVDDPMP; the protein is encoded by the coding sequence ATGACCAGCGATACCGACGACGTAGACGACCGCGACCTCCTGGAATTGCTGACCGAATACACCAGCAAGTGGTCAGAGCTATTAGACGCAGACAAGCCTTCTGCAGCGAAGGTCACGAAGTCCGTTCTGAAATCGGTGACGGCAGAACAGAATTCGGCGATCCGCGTCGCGTTGTCAAAGATCGACGAAGAGCTCAATGTTCAGCATGCGAATGCTGCCGAACAGACTGTCATCGGCGCTGTCGCTCAACCTCGACCTACTGACAACGATAACAGTGACACAGAAGCGATCCCGGGGAAGCAGCGTCCGCCGGTTGAAGAATCCGTAGACGTCGGCGCGACGTTGATCGGTGGCACTGAGATCCAAAGTGAAGACGATGCCACATTTCTTGGGCCGATCAACGATGCTGGCGAATCAGCTCTGCACGACACATGGATCACGCCAGCCGCTCATGATGGCACTGAGATTCCAGCGGCCGTGGGCAACTACGACATTCACAGCGTTCTTGGACGCGGTGGTATGGGCATCGTGTATCGAGCTCGCCAGAAGGGCCTGAAACGCGACGTCGCTTTGAAGATGATACTTTCAGGTGGCCACGCCAATCCGGAACTGTTGTCTCGTTTTCGAGCAGAAGCGGAAGCCGTTGCCAAACTTCAGCACCCGAACATCGTGCAGATTTTTGACATCGGCGAACAGGACGGACTGCCATACTTCTCACTGGAATTCGTCGAAGGCCAGACTCTGGACGAGTTTCGCAAGGGCGAACCGGTCGACGAGAAAGAGGCTGCTCGGTTGATGGAAATCATCGCGCGAGCAATGCACTTTGCTCATAACGCGGGCATCGTGCATCGAGACTTGAAGCCGGCCAATATCCTGCTGACCAAAGATGGCGACCCGAAGATTACCGACTTCGGTCTGGTCAAACGAATTGAAGCGGACGAAGATATTCAGAGTCAGACGCAGGCCGGTTCTATCATGGGAACCCCGCACTATATGGCTCCGGAACAGGCGTGGGGGCACACCGACGTGGCTCAGCCTGCCGACGTCTGGGCGATGGGGGCGATGCTTTATGCACTGCTGACCGGGCGTCCGCCGTTTGCGGGATCCAGCACGATGGATACGCTGACGATGCTGAAAGACAAGGAACCTGTCACTCCCAAAGAACTGGTTCCCAAACTGGGCACGGACCTCGAAACGATCTGCCTGAAGTGCTTACAGAAGGACAAGCAAAAGCGGTACGGCACGGCAGAAGAACTCGCTGACGACCTCCAGCGATACCTCGGCGGTCTGCCGATTTTGGCTCGCCCAATCAGTCGTACAGAACGACTGTGGCGGTGGTGTAAACGGAATCCTGTGATCGCAACTTCACTCGCCACAGTGGCCACCGTGCTGATCGCGGCGACCGCTTTTTCGACGGCTGCGGCCAAGTCAGAAGCGATCGCTCGCAAGGATGCGGAAGAGAAACGTATCTACGCAGAAGAAAAAGAAAAAGAGGCTAACGACAACGCCTTGCTGGCCGTCGCCAACGAAAAGAAGGCTTTGCAGCAACGCACGGTGGCTCTGGGTGCATTCAATACGGCGGTCGAATGGGCCGGAACCGATCTGAAGAATGTGCCCGGTACTCAGCCCTTCAAAAAGCGACTGTTCGGCGCGGCTGTGGAAGGGCTAAATCGCCTGTCGGAAATCGCGGGCGACGACCGCCGTGATCTTGCCATCGCACGAGGCTACGCTAAGGCGGGCGACGGGTTTCTTGAGGTTGGTCAGGCCAAGGACGCGAAGTCTCAGTACGAAGTCAGCCACGAAATTATTGAGCGGCTGGCGAAGAACGAACCAGATACGGCAGACCAGATTCACTTCCTTCGACTGGGCCGGTCGTTTCGAAACCTCGGCAGAGCAGAAATGAGTCTGTCGGGGCCGAAAGAAGCGTTGGAGTGGCACAAGAAGGCGGCGGCGGTCCGGGAGAAAGCATTGCCGCTGCATGACGATCCGCTGTTCGTAAAACGCGAAATTGCGGAGAGTCTGGCGGACCTTGGTCGTGCGTACCTGGAGCTGGGAAACGCGGCCGACGCCGAGACCGTGCTGGCTAAATGTGCCGAGTACCGGCAGCAACAGTTGAAGGTTACGCCGGACGACACAAATGCCATCAAAGACAACGCAGGACTGCTTCGGCAGTTGGGTCACCTTCAACTGGGACTCGGGAGGGTGGATCAGGCGATTTGCAGCCACGAGTCGGCAGTGACGATGCTTGAACCCCTGACTCAGCGAGAATCCGCTTCATCAATCGATAAGATGAATCTCGCTTTGTTTCGCAGTGATCTGGCCGATGCTCAATTGATCGGCGATCAAAACGAAAACGCGATCGGGAACTATCTTCTGGCGGCGGAAGCGATTCGCGGTGTCCTTGAGAAGAACCCGAAATATATCACGGGCAAAAAGTTCCTCGCGGGGGCGATGTACGGAATGTCAGTCGCAGAGACTCGGCTAAACAAACCGACAGCGACCGAACGTCTGAACGAATGCATCACGTTGCGACGTGAAATCTGCGAAGAAGCACCGTCGAACAAGGAATTTCAGCGAGCTTTAATGCAGGCGCTGGCACGAGCTGGCGAATCAAAAGAAGCGCTCAGCATCGCAGAAGCTCAGCTTCAGGAGTTTCCGGACGACGGCGGGGTGCTGTACCAGGTTGCGTGCGCCTTTGCACTACTGGCGGGCGCTGATGATGCATCAGAAGAAGCCAGATCAGAAAATGGCGATCGAGCCATCGCGACATTGCAATCGGCCATCGACAACGGGCACGAGGGCCTGGCTTTAATGGCCATTGACCCCGACCTTGCCTCACTTCGCGATCGAAAGGACTTTAAGTCGTTGTTGGCCGGGGCTGATGCCGATCCTGCTGACGACGTTGATGATCCAATGCCGTAG
- a CDS encoding DNA internalization-related competence protein ComEC/Rec2 produces MSAGKWQIRGESEFVLPRVAWTAVCFALGILLGSVVPHQPFLLLFVTIVWISAAWVLHRRRADVAANICLLLAVVLLGANRWQLSQHSTTKTIRNFVDDQPVLATVYGEVASLPSAHVKPSTAHSARLYGSPQQTRFQLQCRHIVVGGQPHAVGGRCQVYLDGDGSSVVSWGDQVSLTGKIDWPSSPGNPGELDFARLLERRQISGLMYVRHPDAIEMKRPVGRLNPVSWLNSLRREAQAVLVRNVDREVRPIAMALLLGERNQLPGDVEDAFIASGTMHLLAISGLHVGILCLFLLRLQNWLLVPRRRALLLTLLIAVTYAFVTDLRPSVVRATLFFAVFVAAQLLQRRQGMAGLIAVTALIMLLWQPHLVFETGAWLSFLSVAALGWVDARASSNVENSDVPFDALTVWDRLREMAGRFRKWLTHRYLQMLTILALTTPIVATTFHVISPVGMIVNVLLIPATALVLCVGFVTMFVGLLFPMAASTFGVAFSFLLRALMSVVDLSSEIYIGHLYVANAPLWFVPAYYLLLLAAIGTHRLPQRMLAISAVFVIVIAAVSATHSSDRPEGLRCTVLDVGHGSAAVLEFSSGQAILIDAGAMNRGERAAEQICSFLWHHGIERLNAIVVSHADMDHYNAVPAIPSRIPVAELITSRQVAQSDSWSVQAFLDAVDRNRIPIRMAASGLTLNHAGAQIRLLQADESQLPKDADDNAGSLVVVVEFAGRRIILPGDLEFEGAHELLRGLAPTDVLVSPHHGATSANSEQLAEVVKPHFVIVSARDATSLEHLSTVYVAAQRIYHTSESGATSVEISGDGKLTVQEHRPSAH; encoded by the coding sequence ATGTCCGCAGGCAAATGGCAAATTCGAGGCGAATCCGAATTCGTCCTGCCTCGCGTGGCTTGGACCGCCGTCTGTTTTGCACTCGGAATTCTGCTGGGCTCCGTTGTTCCTCATCAGCCTTTTCTTCTACTGTTCGTCACCATCGTCTGGATCAGTGCGGCGTGGGTTTTGCACCGACGTCGAGCAGACGTGGCCGCCAACATCTGCCTGTTGCTGGCCGTTGTTTTGCTCGGAGCCAATCGCTGGCAACTGTCTCAGCATTCGACAACGAAAACGATCCGTAACTTCGTCGACGACCAACCGGTGCTGGCGACCGTGTACGGCGAGGTGGCTTCGCTGCCGTCTGCCCACGTGAAGCCGTCCACCGCGCATTCGGCCAGACTGTACGGCTCTCCTCAGCAAACACGATTTCAACTGCAATGTCGGCACATTGTCGTCGGTGGCCAACCGCATGCTGTCGGCGGCCGATGTCAGGTTTATCTGGATGGTGATGGCAGCAGCGTGGTGTCGTGGGGTGATCAGGTTTCGCTAACGGGAAAGATTGACTGGCCGAGTTCGCCGGGCAATCCGGGAGAGCTCGATTTCGCTCGCCTGCTGGAACGAAGACAGATTTCCGGGCTGATGTATGTCCGCCATCCGGACGCTATTGAAATGAAGCGGCCGGTTGGGCGTCTGAATCCGGTTTCGTGGTTGAACAGCCTGCGCCGGGAGGCTCAGGCAGTCCTTGTGCGAAACGTTGATCGCGAAGTGCGGCCCATAGCGATGGCCCTGCTGCTGGGCGAAAGGAATCAGCTTCCGGGTGACGTAGAAGACGCATTCATCGCCAGTGGCACAATGCATCTGCTGGCAATTTCCGGGCTACACGTTGGGATTTTGTGCTTGTTTCTGCTGCGGTTGCAGAACTGGTTGCTGGTGCCTCGGCGTCGAGCGTTGCTGCTGACTTTGCTGATCGCGGTTACATACGCTTTCGTCACCGATCTGCGACCATCGGTAGTGCGAGCGACTCTGTTTTTCGCGGTGTTCGTGGCGGCTCAATTGTTGCAGCGCCGTCAGGGGATGGCGGGACTGATTGCCGTTACAGCTTTGATAATGCTGCTGTGGCAGCCGCATCTGGTTTTTGAAACGGGCGCATGGTTGTCCTTCCTGTCTGTCGCCGCGCTGGGATGGGTAGACGCGCGAGCATCGTCCAACGTCGAGAACAGCGACGTTCCGTTTGATGCGTTAACCGTGTGGGACCGGCTACGAGAAATGGCCGGGCGGTTTCGGAAGTGGTTGACGCATCGCTACCTGCAGATGTTAACCATTCTTGCCCTGACGACGCCGATTGTGGCGACCACGTTTCATGTGATTTCGCCGGTGGGAATGATCGTAAACGTCCTTCTGATTCCGGCGACGGCTTTGGTGCTGTGTGTGGGATTTGTCACGATGTTCGTCGGCCTGCTGTTTCCCATGGCAGCCTCCACGTTTGGCGTCGCGTTTTCGTTTTTGTTGCGAGCGTTGATGAGCGTCGTTGATCTGTCATCAGAAATTTACATCGGCCATCTGTACGTGGCCAATGCTCCGCTGTGGTTCGTTCCGGCCTACTACCTGCTGCTGTTGGCTGCGATTGGGACTCACCGCCTGCCGCAACGCATGCTGGCGATTTCTGCAGTTTTCGTAATCGTAATTGCAGCCGTTTCAGCGACCCATTCTTCCGATCGGCCTGAAGGGCTTCGATGTACGGTTTTGGACGTTGGTCATGGCAGCGCGGCCGTTCTGGAATTTAGTAGCGGACAGGCGATCTTGATTGACGCCGGAGCCATGAATCGCGGTGAACGAGCGGCCGAGCAGATCTGTTCCTTCCTGTGGCATCACGGCATTGAGCGTCTGAACGCCATTGTCGTTTCGCATGCGGATATGGATCACTACAACGCAGTGCCTGCGATTCCGAGTCGGATTCCGGTCGCGGAATTGATTACTTCGCGCCAGGTAGCGCAATCGGATTCGTGGTCTGTGCAGGCGTTTCTGGATGCCGTCGATAGAAATAGAATTCCGATTCGCATGGCAGCGAGCGGACTGACGTTGAATCATGCCGGTGCTCAGATCCGACTGCTTCAGGCGGACGAATCTCAATTGCCAAAGGACGCGGATGACAATGCGGGCAGCCTTGTCGTTGTGGTCGAATTCGCAGGACGTCGCATTATTCTGCCAGGCGATCTGGAATTTGAGGGGGCTCACGAATTGCTACGCGGCCTCGCTCCCACAGATGTGTTGGTTAGTCCTCATCACGGCGCCACCTCTGCAAACAGTGAGCAACTGGCGGAGGTCGTGAAGCCTCACTTTGTGATCGTGAGTGCGCGTGATGCGACCAGCCTGGAACATCTTTCGACCGTGTACGTCGCAGCGCAACGTATCTATCACACCAGCGAAAGCGGCGCGACGAGTGTTGAGATCAGCGGCGACGGCAAACTGACTGTCCAGGAACATCGCCCTTCCGCACACTGA
- a CDS encoding ATP-dependent helicase — MTNLTEPQQQAVDHFEGPLMVLAGPGSGKTRVITHRIAKLLARGVAPNSILALTFTNKAAREMAERVDSLLNGVRVEVSTFHRFCARLLRRFHDHVGLKNNFTILDSSDQVALVRAIMKDVGFDTTTHDPRRILNRISKARNDLITAEDFRMQHEERVGDLLDAVVYEVFPEYERLLLHNNCVDFDALLLHVVDMLSGNDELREYLDLQFRFVLVDEYQDTNLAQYRIVRALSQHCPNLCATGDPDQSIYGWRGARPENIVQFEQDFGGTKIVSLDQNFRSTASIVRCADQLISHNPRRHRNALHTDNEEGPPVRMRVYSDGEMEANEIAAEIAELVNSGKRKYSDFAVFYRVNALSRSVETALSRHQVPFQVASGFSFYERAEVRDLIGYLRLIENSSDDVAFVRIVNRPARGIGDKTVQRLTEYARQNGVSLLDAAAKAADIPSLTARSRKPLKGFSDLIHKLQKKAESGNVRKLLERLIDEIDYFKLWKDENDEVDTDRKANIYELLRAAELYEDAQEDAEHPPSLQGFLELAGLTSEADSVDEHKGAVTLMTMHAAKGLEFPVVFVLGVESGLIPHERAIRDGDPASFQEERRLLFVAVTRAMEELNLTQTRQRDFRGVRRYTIASPFIPEMEMEVVAEDDQPAPQMRQPSALDEFVIKAKQRYQAAQSVPTAPKIMSAADLEKKLAAMKAGSAPDDAAGAAGDKGIEADRLRPASFVVESIGQMEAPATSTDADSLFAAGRPVRHPRYGRGVVLEASEGGSRATVTVLFEADDREETFVTAHCPLQPIGAG, encoded by the coding sequence ATGACAAACCTCACAGAACCGCAGCAGCAGGCCGTCGACCACTTCGAAGGTCCGTTAATGGTACTGGCCGGACCGGGGTCGGGTAAAACTCGTGTCATCACGCATCGCATCGCCAAACTGCTGGCACGCGGCGTCGCACCGAATAGCATTCTGGCGCTGACGTTCACCAACAAAGCGGCTCGCGAAATGGCGGAGCGAGTCGATTCGCTGCTGAATGGCGTTCGCGTGGAAGTGAGCACGTTTCATCGGTTTTGTGCGAGGCTGCTGAGACGCTTTCATGATCATGTGGGGTTGAAGAACAACTTCACGATTCTGGATTCGTCCGATCAGGTGGCGCTGGTGCGAGCCATCATGAAAGACGTGGGCTTCGATACAACGACTCACGATCCACGACGCATTCTGAACCGCATCAGCAAGGCTCGGAATGATCTGATCACGGCGGAAGACTTCCGCATGCAGCACGAAGAACGTGTTGGCGATTTGCTGGACGCCGTCGTGTACGAAGTCTTTCCGGAATACGAACGCCTGTTGCTGCACAACAACTGCGTTGACTTCGACGCTTTGCTGCTGCACGTGGTCGACATGCTTAGCGGCAACGACGAACTGCGTGAGTATCTTGACCTGCAGTTTCGCTTTGTGCTGGTCGACGAATATCAGGACACCAATCTGGCGCAATACCGCATTGTTCGAGCACTCTCGCAGCATTGTCCGAACCTGTGTGCGACCGGCGATCCTGATCAGTCGATTTATGGCTGGCGAGGTGCTCGACCGGAAAACATCGTGCAGTTTGAGCAGGATTTTGGCGGCACGAAGATCGTTTCGCTCGACCAGAATTTCCGCAGCACGGCGTCGATTGTCCGTTGCGCGGATCAGTTGATTTCGCACAACCCGCGACGACATCGCAATGCTCTGCACACGGACAACGAAGAAGGTCCGCCCGTGCGGATGCGCGTGTATTCGGACGGTGAAATGGAAGCCAATGAAATCGCGGCTGAGATCGCGGAGTTGGTGAACAGCGGGAAACGAAAGTATTCCGATTTCGCAGTGTTCTACCGCGTGAATGCGTTGTCGCGTTCGGTGGAAACGGCGTTGTCGCGGCACCAGGTTCCGTTTCAGGTGGCGTCGGGATTCAGCTTTTACGAACGAGCTGAAGTGCGGGACCTGATCGGGTATTTGCGGCTCATCGAAAACTCGTCCGACGACGTGGCATTCGTGCGCATTGTCAATCGCCCGGCTCGCGGGATCGGTGATAAAACGGTACAGCGATTGACCGAATACGCCCGTCAAAACGGTGTGTCGTTGCTGGATGCCGCCGCGAAGGCCGCCGACATTCCGTCCCTGACGGCTCGCAGCCGCAAGCCGCTGAAGGGATTCTCTGACCTGATTCACAAACTGCAGAAGAAAGCGGAAAGCGGAAACGTTCGCAAGCTGCTGGAACGTCTGATCGACGAGATCGATTATTTCAAGCTGTGGAAGGATGAGAACGACGAAGTTGACACCGATCGCAAGGCCAACATCTACGAACTTCTTCGAGCAGCCGAACTGTATGAGGACGCTCAGGAAGACGCCGAACATCCGCCATCGCTGCAGGGGTTTTTGGAACTGGCGGGGCTCACCAGCGAAGCCGACAGTGTGGACGAACACAAGGGTGCTGTCACACTGATGACGATGCACGCTGCCAAGGGCCTGGAGTTTCCGGTTGTGTTTGTATTGGGTGTGGAGTCGGGTTTGATTCCTCACGAACGAGCCATCCGCGACGGCGATCCGGCCAGTTTTCAGGAAGAACGTCGCCTTCTGTTTGTGGCCGTCACGCGAGCGATGGAAGAGCTGAATCTGACGCAAACACGTCAACGCGATTTTCGCGGCGTCCGACGTTACACGATAGCCAGTCCGTTTATTCCGGAAATGGAAATGGAAGTCGTCGCCGAAGACGATCAACCAGCGCCCCAAATGCGGCAGCCTTCCGCACTCGATGAATTCGTGATCAAGGCAAAGCAACGATACCAGGCGGCTCAATCGGTGCCCACGGCTCCCAAAATCATGTCGGCGGCTGATCTGGAAAAGAAGCTGGCCGCCATGAAGGCTGGCTCGGCTCCGGACGACGCTGCCGGGGCGGCTGGTGACAAGGGCATCGAAGCGGATCGCCTTCGTCCCGCATCGTTTGTTGTAGAATCGATCGGACAAATGGAAGCTCCGGCGACTTCGACTGATGCCGATAGCTTGTTCGCCGCCGGCAGACCAGTTCGGCATCCTCGCTACGGTAGAGGCGTGGTACTGGAGGCGTCGGAAGGCGGCAGTCGAGCGACCGTGACCGTGCTGTTTGAGGCGGACGACCGCGAAGAAACCTTCGTCACCGCGCACTGTCCACTGCAGCCCATTGGTGCCGGGTAG
- a CDS encoding glycosyltransferase family 4 protein, whose protein sequence is MQPIALYFDQGGYVESTTVSAPNKSGGPAGLMGRQVAGKEFLDAYLRHGRWSETVALTAGSGADELLKEFCRTHPSSQSVQRRLRTFSAAKFHDEFLANPPARLLHFPNPPNPAYAWARQTNTPHRLAFSGVTHTLCTARAVEVLRGLVTDPWEEYDRLICTSTAVRRMVETVTDTFADYLQERHGGHPTSKIGLETIPLGVDTQKFRPATPSERRDQRAALQIEDDEVAVLFVGRLSHHAKAHPFPMFRAVAKAASAGSKRIRLLMCGWSHSDALAKAFHKTAAEIAPNVRIDFIDGLDSARRFGVWHAADIFLSLVDNIQETFGLVIVEAMASGLPVIASDWNGYRDLVVDGETGFRIPTWSVENTLPDLTSRLLIGEINYDHFLARSTQAVTVSSDAAAQALSALCEDSQLRTRLGRAGRQRAVAMFDWSHVIRQYEAMWQSQIEQLDAASKALSQAGHVPNFRQRPAAYPSVDVSFASYPTQWLNGSTRIKSKPDAVAELSSILSLSMMTHEPETRCTNGEVLTKVLRAAVEPQTLDQLSGVLAKAGVHEKKIRPTVAWLLKYDLLTPVA, encoded by the coding sequence ATGCAGCCGATTGCTCTTTATTTCGATCAGGGTGGGTACGTCGAATCGACGACCGTTTCTGCGCCCAATAAGTCTGGTGGGCCAGCCGGACTTATGGGGCGACAGGTCGCTGGCAAAGAGTTTCTGGACGCTTACCTGCGCCATGGACGTTGGTCCGAAACGGTTGCACTCACTGCGGGAAGTGGTGCAGACGAACTGCTAAAGGAATTTTGCCGCACACATCCGTCCAGCCAGTCCGTTCAACGTCGCCTGCGGACATTTTCTGCGGCGAAATTCCACGATGAATTTCTGGCCAATCCTCCCGCGCGACTACTGCACTTTCCGAACCCGCCGAATCCAGCCTACGCGTGGGCTCGCCAAACCAATACTCCGCATCGCCTCGCGTTTTCCGGAGTGACTCACACACTGTGCACCGCGCGAGCCGTTGAAGTGCTGCGTGGGTTGGTGACAGATCCGTGGGAGGAATACGACAGGCTGATCTGTACGTCGACCGCCGTCAGAAGGATGGTAGAAACCGTAACGGACACGTTCGCCGACTATTTGCAGGAACGGCACGGCGGCCACCCAACGTCAAAGATTGGGCTGGAAACAATTCCGCTGGGCGTGGACACACAGAAGTTTCGCCCCGCCACTCCCAGCGAACGGCGTGACCAACGTGCAGCGCTGCAGATTGAGGATGACGAAGTTGCCGTGCTGTTTGTGGGCCGCCTGTCGCATCACGCAAAGGCTCATCCGTTTCCCATGTTTCGTGCGGTAGCCAAGGCGGCTAGCGCGGGAAGTAAACGAATACGGTTGCTGATGTGTGGGTGGAGCCATTCGGACGCACTAGCGAAAGCCTTTCACAAAACGGCGGCAGAGATCGCTCCCAACGTCAGAATCGACTTTATCGACGGGCTCGATTCCGCTCGGCGCTTCGGTGTGTGGCACGCAGCAGACATCTTTTTGTCGCTGGTTGACAACATTCAGGAAACGTTTGGTTTGGTCATTGTCGAAGCTATGGCCAGCGGCCTGCCGGTGATTGCGTCAGACTGGAACGGCTACCGCGACCTCGTTGTCGACGGCGAAACCGGCTTCCGCATTCCCACATGGAGCGTCGAAAACACTCTGCCGGATCTCACGTCGAGGCTACTGATCGGCGAAATCAATTACGACCATTTCCTGGCCCGATCCACTCAGGCCGTCACCGTTAGTTCCGACGCTGCGGCGCAGGCATTGTCTGCCTTGTGCGAAGATTCGCAACTGCGAACTCGATTGGGCAGAGCAGGGCGGCAGCGAGCTGTCGCCATGTTTGACTGGAGCCACGTGATTCGCCAGTACGAAGCAATGTGGCAGTCGCAGATCGAGCAACTCGATGCCGCGTCGAAAGCACTTTCACAGGCTGGGCACGTTCCGAACTTTCGTCAACGTCCTGCTGCATACCCGTCGGTCGACGTGTCGTTTGCCAGCTACCCGACTCAATGGCTGAACGGATCAACCAGGATCAAATCGAAGCCCGATGCCGTTGCAGAATTGAGTTCGATTTTGTCGCTGAGCATGATGACGCACGAGCCGGAGACCCGCTGCACAAACGGTGAAGTGCTAACGAAGGTACTGCGGGCTGCCGTTGAACCTCAAACTCTGGACCAATTAAGCGGCGTGTTGGCGAAGGCTGGCGTTCACGAAAAAAAGATCCGCCCCACGGTGGCGTGGCTGCTGAAGTATGATTTGCTTACGCCAGTGGCATAA